The Coffea arabica cultivar ET-39 chromosome 9e, Coffea Arabica ET-39 HiFi, whole genome shotgun sequence genome has a window encoding:
- the LOC113709982 gene encoding uncharacterized protein, with product MTDLLARLVDQQGQIPSNQQRDPELEGTAHSWWNVVRAKWEKKQTPRTWLNFTREFNEKFLPPLIQEKRDDEFIKLRQGTSSVAEYETLLTRLSKFAPELVVSEQKRIKQFVQGLNVEIQKDSAAAQIDTFKDALEKAQRVEQARFQVWTFQTKRRGTSSSAPGRGDHNMPPPKFGRGAGGTRTAGTPRGGAPSRRAHSRRGQGQQRTISQGVPATTTRASCGYCGKLNHTKDTCWRKMRKCLRCGSSEHQIAACLVKNHDGNEGAQPEKSNPKQPTATGSRPKSSTRVFALDYQRAPESSEVVKGTIPVFHHLAKLLIDPGATHSFVNPAFMCGIAVNPVKLPYNLEVRTPIGDQSLITNMVYKNCEIWVGERKLVGDLISLNLKGYDVIIGMDLLARYNAQLNCKTKVEEFSIPGEATLRLDVRGRLAPSALVSGIRVRKLLSKGTQVYLAFLINTPKDKVKLEDVLVVNEFPYSFPTS from the exons ATGACTGATTTACTGGCCCGTTTGGTTGACCAGCAAGGTCAAATACCTAGTAACCAGCAAAGGGACCCTGAG TTAGAAGGTACGGCCcattcctggtggaacgtagtaAGAGCCAAGTGGGAAAAGAAGCAAACCCCACGTACTTGGTTAAACTTCACTAGGGAATTCAATGAGAAGTTccttccgcccttaatccagGAGAAAAGAGATGACGAGTTTATTAAACTGCGCCAAGGCACTTCaagtgtggcggaatatgagaccCTGTTAACTCGACTCTCCAAGTTTGCTCCAGAATTGGTGGTTAGTGAACAAAAGCGCATAAAGCAATTTGTACAAGGATTGaatgtggaaattcaaaaggattcAGCTGCTGCTCAAATCGACACTTTTAAAGATGCTCTTGAAAAAGCGCAACGAGTGGAGCAGGCCCGATTTCAAGTTTGGACCTTTCAAACTAAGAGGCGTGGTACATCTAGTAGTGCTCCTGGGCGAGGTGATCATAATATGCCACCTCCTAAGTTTGGAAGAGGTGCGGGTGGAACCCGAACTGCTGGGACACCGAGAGGAGGAGCTCCATCTAGAAGAGCTCACAGTAGAAGGGGACAGGGACAACAGAGGACTATCTCCCAAGGAGTTCCTGCGACCACTACTCGTGCAAgctgtggatattgtggtaaGCTAAACCACACCAAGGACACTTGCTGGCGAAAAATGAGGAAGTGCCTCCGTTGTGGAAGTTCCGAGCATCAGATCGCTGCTTGCCTTGTTAAGAACCATGACGGGAACGAGGGTGCACAGCCGGAGAAGTCAAACCCTAAGCAACCAACCGCTACTGGAAGTAGACCAAAATCCTCTACTAGGGTTTTTGCCTTGGACTATCAACGAGCCCCTGAGTCATCTGAAGTAGTgaaaggtacgatccctgtattccacCACTTAGCTAAGCTTTTAATTGACCCTGGGGCGACCCATTCTTTTGTGAATCCTGCCTTTATGTGTGGTATTGCTGTGAATCCTGTTAAATTGCCCTACAATTTAGAAGTTAGAACACCCATTGGGGATcaaagcctaattaccaatatGGTTTATAAAAATTGCGAGATTTGGGTAGGAGAAAGGAAATTGGTGGGAGACTTGATAAGTTTAAAccttaaggggtacgacgtgattATAGGCATGGATTTGTTggcccgttataatgctcaattGAACTGTAAAACTAAGGTGGAAGAATTCTCTATACCCGGAGAGGCAACTCTAAGACTGGATGTGAGAGGTAGGTTAGCCCCGTCTGCACTTGTTTCGGGAATTCGAGTTAGAAAGTTATTGAGTAAGGGGACGCAGGTTTACTTAGCCTTCTTAATTAATACTCCTAAAGATAAGGTGAAACTGGAGGATGTTTTAGTAGTGAATGAATTTCCTTATTCTTTCCCGACGAGTTGA